ACGCCTTTGTTGTAGAATATATTACCAATCTAATATTACTTAATAAAAATTTCATTCTCAACTATCCTGGGTTGAAGAAGGACTTCTAATACTGGTACTCAAAACGGCACTGAATTGACAGTAGTTTTGGCATCCTATAATAATTGCACAATACTTATTGTCCTGCATAAAAATGATGTTAATCGTTATGTTAAGTTAAAGAAATTCCGAACAAACCTTGATAAATAAAAAGACGTATGCCAATTCATACGGCATTTCTTGTGTCATTTATTAGGAAAGCACCCGAAAAATAACACTTTACTATTTATAGAATCCATTTTTTATTAAGGCATATTTACCTGAGTAAAAGAAGCAAATTAACTAATAAAATTGGATAATTGTGGTAATATTTATATTCATTTAATTTGTAAATCAAGGTGATTAAATGAAAAAATCCACTAAGAAAATCGTTGTTTTTTTTCTTGTTTTTGTATTTCTTTCTAAGTGAGAATTAACAAAAGGGTTTGGTGGTATCCAAACCCTTTCCATTTTTCTAATGGTCTCTCAGAATATCATCTACCGTCATTTTCATTGAATAGATGACTGTTTTTTTATAGTGAGCAGCTAAAAGAAGGACTCTAATTTGTTGGGATCGAGACAATTGTTTAAAACGAGGTTCTTGCTTTAAAAAGGTCCGTACGATGGACCAGCTTGAGGGCATTAACGGAAAATCATCCAGCGGTTGTTTCCTTCGTAAACGCTGAAACCAGGTTAAAGTTCCAGAAGGAGTACTTTTATCGACAATACATGGAGCATAAATACTTTTTGTATGTTTTCGAAGCGATTCATAGCGCTCTTGCCCACTTATGATTGTATAGTTGTTATCTTTCCGATTTTTTCTGACGACCAAAACAAACATACAGTCCCACATCAACCTTTGAAGTTTCTTTACGTGCTCAGTAACTTTTAGTGATACATCAGGTTTGATCTTATTCAGGGGTATATATTGAATGGTAAATTTCACAACATCCCCTCCTGTTCGTATTATGTTCTTACCAAATACAGTGATATCACAACAGGTTTGGAGAAATAATGATTCCTTCTTAATACCCAATTGCCATTTACAGTATATGTGTGAACTGGGCTCAAGTGACCTAGAAACAACTCCCCTATTTTTCTCAACTTTAAAATTTCTCTCACTAATCTATTTGTTATATAACAAATATCTTTCTGTACTACATCACACGATCACCTTAAGTTTTTTATTCAAACAGCAACTTCAACATCAATAGAGGTAATACCCTTCATTTCAAAAATCTGTTGTATTTGTTTTCGTGTCCTGTTACAATTAAAATAATTTAATTTATAGAATATTTATAATATTCTATATTAAACTCCGTTTTATAGATAGGGGGAATACCTTTGACAAAATTGCCCAAAACAAATGAATTAGGTTTTTTTGAAATCCGTCTTGAGTCCATTGGCGGTTTAGGAGCAAATCTGGCTGGAAAAATGCTTTCCGAGGATGGAGTTGTTGGAAACGGACTGAATGGAGTTGGTTTTTCATCATACGGTTCAGAGAAAAAAGGCTCTCCAGTAAAAGCACATATACGTTTCTGTGCACCGGAAACAAACATTCGAGACACCACACCAATAGAACGCCCCCATGTTGTCGGCATTTTCCATGATGCCCTGTTTAAAACCATCGATTGTACAAGTGGAATCTATCCAGACAGTACAATCCTAGTAAACTCACAAAAATCTCCTGACGAACTAAAAAAACTCATGAAAATTACAGGCGGAACCATTGCCATTATTGATGCAACTGGAATCGCTTTAGATGAACAAACAAAAGCCAACACGGCTATGCTGGGTGCACTTTATCGGATTTTGGACTTTCTTGACCCTGAATCGATGAAACAAACGATTAGGCGCACGTTTGAAAAAAAATACCCACACCTGGTTGAGCCAAATATTCGGACCTTTGACCGTGGATTTAATGAAGTAGAATTTAAAACCTACCTTCCGGATAATGGACTGGATCCTATACCTTTTTCAAGACCAGTACCTGTTCTTGGTTATGAAAATCAGGCCATTGGCGGTATGATTCTAAATCCGGGTAACAGCATGTTAAAGGATTTAAGTATTTCACGTGCCGGAATGCTCCCTCATTTTCATGAGGAAAAATGTATCAATTGCGCTGCATGTGATACAGCCTGCCCTGACTTTTGCTTTGTTTGGGAGGAAAAACCAGACAAAAAAGGTCGTCCACAAATGTTTCTCAGTGGTATTGACTATCAATACTGCAAAGGCTGCTTGAAGTGTGTAACCGCCTGTCCTGTGGAAGCGCTATCAGGAGAAAGAGAATATAATGACGGCTATGCGGACAAAAACCGTGTGCCCCACTTATTTGATTTAGTCACTCAAAACTAAGGAAAGGACGGGATCATGATGTCCATTGAAATAAACCAAGAAAAACTTAGTACTGATAAAGAAACAGTAGAACAAAGTTTTGTATTTGAATCTGGCAATGAAATGGCTGCCTACGCAGCACATCAGATCAATTATCATGTAATGGGCTACTTCCCTATTTCTCCTTCGACAGAAGTTGCTCAGTTCCTCGATGGGATGAAATCTAGAGGAGAACATGATATCGTTTTGATTCCTGCAGATGGAGAACATGGTTCGGCGGGAATATGTTACGGGGCTTCTACTGGAGGCGGACGAGTTTTTAACGCAACAAGCGCGAATGGATTTCTCTACATGTTAGAGCAGCTTCCTGTTCAATCTGGTACACGATTTCCAATGGTATTGAATTTGGTTAACCGCTCTGTTTCCGGTCCGTTAAATATCCATGGAGATCATTCTGATTTATACTTCGGTTTGAATACCGGTTGGCCAATCTTGATGGCCCGGGATCCTCAAATTGTTTATGATATGAACATTATTGCGATAAAACTAGCAGAAGATCCTGCCGTTAGACTGCCTGTTATCGTTTCATTTGATGGATATTTCACCTCCCACCAAAAACGGCGAGTACAGGTAATCAAAAATAGAAGTGATGTTCAAAAATTTATCGGGGAAACGCCTACGAACTTCCCTCATGCCTTAGATCGTGAGAATCCCGTAACCATCGGTCCATATATGAATGAACCGGACTATATTAATAACTGCTATCAACAATCTGAAGCAATGTACAATGCTGAGGCTGTATTTGAAAGAATTTCAAAAGAATATGCAGAATTAACAGGTAGGGAATATCCAATCCTTGATTTATATCGCATGGAGGATGCCGAAGTCGCAGTATTTATGCTGAATTCTGCCGCTGAGGTTTGTAAAGACGTGGTCGACAGACTTCGCTTAAAGGGAATAAAAGCTGGGGTGATTTCCCCAAATATGATTCGTCCCTTCCCTCAAAAACAATTAGCAGAAGCCTTAAAAAATATTAAGGCCGTTACGGTTGGTGACCGTGCAGACTCATACGGAGCACACGGCGGCAACATGGCACTCGAATTAAGAGCAGCCCTGCAAACCGTTGGTAATGCTCATACAAAAGTAATCAACCGCATCTATGGATTAGGCGGAAAAGATTTTTATGCTGACGATGCTGAACACTTTTTCCAGTTAGCACTCGAAGCTGCTGAAAAAGGCTTTGCAGAAAAGCCTTTTGACTACTTCGGGCATAATCCAGGGGATCCAGAATTTGCTCCGAAACGTGTTTTAAATCCTATGAAAAAAGAAGACTTGAACACTGGATTAATCACGGTAACTCCTGATGAAAAAACCGGAGAACTGAAAGTGAAAATTCCGCCAATGCGGAGTCTAACGAAGAAACCAAAACGTCTTGCCTCTGGCCACGGCGCCTGTCCAGGCTGTGGAATCTTTTCTGGATTGGAATTGTTCTTTAAAGGAATTGAAGGAGATATCGTAGCATTATTCCATACAGGTTGTGCAATGGTAGTAACAACAGGCTTCCCTTATAGCTCTCATAAAGCCACCTACATCCATAACCTTTTCCAGAATGGCTCTGCTACCCTTTCCGGCCTTGTGGAAATGTTCCATGAAAGAAAGAGACGCGGTGAATTGGCGGAGCTGGGACTAAGTGATGAATTTACTTTCGTCATGGTGACGGGCGACGGTGGAATGGACATCGGCATGGGACCTGCGATTGGAACGGCTTTACGTAACCATAAAATGATTATCCTGGAGTATGATAACGAAGGGTACATGAATACAGGCAGTCAGCTCTCCTACTCTACACCGATGGGACATATGACGAGTACATCCAATATTGGCGGTTTCCAAAATGGAAAGCCCTTCCATCACAAGGACACTGCTCAAATTATGGCTGCTACCCACATCCCATACGTATTTACGGGTACAGAAGCCTTTGACCGTGACCTTTTAAAGAAAGCCGCGAAAGCACAGTGGTATGCAAATAACGAAGGCTTGGTATATGGAAAAATCTTAATCACCTGCCCTTTGAACTGGAAATCAAAGGATGAATTAGGTCAAACGATTGTTGAAGCTGCCGTCAACTCCTGCTTCTTCCCTCTTTATGAAGTGGATCATGGCATTACAACAGTTACCTATAACCCTGAGGAAAAAAATAAACGATTAGCCGTATCTGAATGGCTGAAGCTTATGGGTAAAACGAAACACTTACTCAATGAAAATAGCAAAGACATGCTGGAGATGTTTGATAAGGAAGTAGATCGTCGTTGGAATATGCTTAAGGCAAAGCATGAAAGTCCATATCTATAAAAGAAAGAAGTCCCGAGTGTTGGTTAGCACTTGGGACTGTTATTTTAGTAAAAGATTTTCTTTACTATCATTTGACTCTTGGCAACCCAATGGTACATCGTTTACATGACTTCATTTCGCTTCTTCAAATAGCGATACAAAATAATACTAAAGACAGAACATAATAACCCACAGACTCCAATGAATAGAAACCCTGCCTGAAATCCTCGCATCAGACCCATTTCAGCTCCAAGAAGACTTGTAAACCATCTTTTAAAAAATTCAATCATCGCTCCCAAGAATAAATTACTGATAACGACCACAATGCCCATAATCGTTACAGTAACGGTAATGGCAGCATCAATACCATTAGGATATCTTTTAGCGAGCAATGCCATTACGGTCGGATAAACGGGAGCAATTCCAAATCCAGCTGCTGCATATAACCATACACCTGATGATCCAAATAATGTAGCTATAATGGTCGTAATTCCAGCAAGACCAGAAAATATAATGATAGAAATCATAAATCCTATTTTATCGGTTATAAATCCTAGAAGTAATCTTCCTATCATAAAACAGAGGAAAAAAATAGATAACATCCCAGAAGCTGCTGTTGAACTCCATTGAAAGGATCTTTCAAGAAAGTTAACAAGCCAGCCAGCAATCGACAGTTCCACAATAACCCCAAACGATAGAATGATAATAATGAACCAAGCTACTCGGTCCTTTAAAAACATCTTTATAGGCATGCGGTCGTAAGTAGTAGTTTGATTCACTGGAAGTGTACTAAATAATGCAGGAATCATAGGGATGATACATAAGGAAAGCATGACAAAATACATTCCCTGCCAGCCTAGCTCACGCCCACCCAAAAACGTCATACCCATTAAACCCGCTGCCATCAAAGGGGCAGCCGTCGAACTAAGTCCATAAAAGAAATGAGATAAGTTCATCATAAAACCGGTATTTTTTGTAAAAATTCTCGCAGCCAATATGGCTAACGCAATTTCTAACATTCCGTTTCCTAAATACATAATGAAATAAGAAACGGAAAAAAAGGCAAAATTACTAGAAAAATAAATGAAAACACCTGAAATCGCCATAGTTCCAAAGGCTATCAGACTCGTGATCTTAATCCCGACTTTAGATGAAAAAGCACCAGTAAAACTGCAAGCTATTAAAAAACCAATTGAATTAATGGCTAATAGAAAACCAACCTGCAGTTCATCGATTCCATAATCGACTTGCATTTGAGGAATCGCTGGTCCCTTGATATTTTCAGATAACCCAAAAACTAGATATCCTAGAAAAATAACAAAAAAAGAAAGTGGTATGTATTTCTTTACCGGTTGTGTTTGTGGCAATGTTTGCATAGTTTATATCCCTTCACTTGATTCTTAATACCACTTACCTTCTGAAACTACAATTACTTGCCCGCCGACTTGGATGAGAAAATGATTATCTGTCTTTTTGGCATTTATTTTTAGTAGTGATGATCTACCAATAAAAGCACCTTGTTCAACACGATAGTTTATTTCATTGGAGTTAAAAAAGTTATGTTCCAATAAATATCCTGCTAAATTCCCATTAGCGCTTCCTGTTGCTGGGTCTTCTAAATATCCCGGTATTGGCATAAATAATCTTACATTTAAATCGTTTTCTGGGCTTGCAGTTTCAGTTGTAAAAACCAGTAAATTTACATCTCCCATATCCTTCAAAAGTTCTGCATAAGCTCGATGATTAATATTACAACGACTTATAGCATCTAATGAATTCAAATGGACAATAACGCTTGGTAATCCTGTTGATACCACTTGTATCGGAAAATCAGTATTGATATCTTCTCGATTAATTTGTAGTACAGCTGCAATTCTATCAATCTCCACATTAGCACCAAATTCAGGTTGGTTTTGGGTCATCCAGGCGTATTGATTTTCAAAAAAAACTGGTAATTGCCCAACAGGTAAATTAAGTTTAATTTCACTACTTTCTGAACGGTCTAATAAGTTCTTGATAACATAGGCTGTTCCTATGGTTGGATGTCCTGCAAAAGGTAATTCAGAATCAGGAGAGAAAATCTTAACATCATATCCTCCATTATCCTGTAATCCAGACATAATAAAGGTTGTTTCTGAAAAGTTCATTTCTCTAGCAATTTTTTGCATTTCGGTTGGTTCCATTTTACTCTCTGGAATAAAAACAGCCAATTGATTTCCCTCATATTTGTTTTCGGCAAACACATCAACAATATAAAATTTCATTATCATGACCCCTTTCTGAGTCCTTCAATTATGGTGAAAAACAAAGATCAACAGCAATAATCATAAGGATGCAGCGGTGGATTTGCAGGAAGCAGCCATTTCGGTTTGAATAATGGGTCCCGCCAATGCCAAGCACTTAAAGCAGCTGCACAAGCATCGATGATATGACTTTCTTCCACAATAGATTTAGGAAGCTGGGTTAATTGCTGCTCACCCAACCAGTTTCTAATAAAACATCTCGATGACAAGTCTTGTTTATATTTCAAAACATATTGGAAATCCTCTTGAAGAAGTCTCGATCCAATGGCGGCACCTGGGTGAACTTCGACAATGGAGATTGGATTGAAAGTCTTCATATTTTCAATTTCTCTTGTAAGTTTTATCCCTCTCAATGTAAGATAGACCATTCGATTGAGAGTGGGAGGCATGATGGAACCAGATTTCATTCCCAGCGAAATAATAAACTGTCTCAGCAGCTTATCCCCTTGTCTGTCTCCGCCTCCATCCTCATAGGATAATGGGGCATCCATTCCGATGACAACTTCATCTTTCTTACTTTGAGTCTGGATTTCTTCTAATATTTCAAAATCACTTACATCACTCATTAGTTTGAGAAATTTTAATTCTCTATCCTGTTTTTCAAATAACGATAAAACCGTATCTTTATGATTACTTGGCCCTGACAAATCAATACCTATACTCTCATAATCAATCTCGCTTTCAGTCAATCTTGAAATATCTATGGAAAAATGTTTATGTCAGCTACTTTTTTATAATCTTACCAACATTACCTACAAACGTCACGATTAATCTCTTCTCTATATCTCAAAAGGTTTATTCATCAAGCCCTCTTATTACGGTATTTACTTCATGGAACTATTTATCTTAACCACAAAAAATAATCCCTGGATATGAATGTATCCAAGGATTATTTATATTATGCCTACAAGTTAACTACGATATCGCGGTTCACTTTATCAAGGATATTTATAAATATAATGATGGAACAAAGAATCGTAATCAAGTTAATAGTTGGGATAATGAATATTACTGGAACCACATTAACACCCGCCAGCGCCATTCCGATGATTTTACCTGAAAGAGCGGTCATTAAAAGCGATAAAAAAACAAAATAAATCGAACCTAAAAAATAACCAATCGGAACTCTTTTAATCAAAAAGACCCCTGATATAAACGAGATTGGTAAAAACAGTGCTAAATCAAAGCCTTGAACAATTAGGGTTGTATAATGATCTAAATCGATTGGAATCACTTCTTTAAAAAGGGGAGGAATGACAACCTGTAGCCACAAACTACCGATAACTACGGCATTAAAGATTAAAAATCCACCTAAAAACTTAACAGGCAGCCTTGAATGAAAATACTTACTAAGGTTCTCAGAATATAGAGAAAATAGCGTTAAAATCAGTGCAAAGAAACTCGCAGATAAAAGAAGGACATATACTAAAAACAAGGGGTTAAACATTGCCATAGTTAAATAAAAGAGGTAGGTAAGGAAGAAATAGAGCAGCGATCCTGAAAGCATTATTCTCCCCTTTAATGAACCTTTTCTTGCAAAATATAGTGCAGTCAAAAGGAATGGGATGGCAATGAACAAAGTAACAACATCCTGTGCGATTCCTTGAATTGCTACATCAACTGACATATCCTGATAAATACCTTTACCGAAAATCGTGACTGTTTCACCGCGTATAGAAATATGCTCATATTCGCCAGGACCGCTCTTTGAGAAGATTCCTGCAGTTGTAGCAATTATAGCTAGTATAGATATGCTATAAACGAGCAAACTGACAGCCTTTTTATACTTCATTTTTATTCCCACCCTTAGAACAATGTTTTTAGAACCAGAACAACTCCATTCACATTCATTATATAGACGTTTTAAGGAAATTGAGGTAAATTTTATGACGATATTTCTAAAAATTATGTTATTTTAATTTGGGCAAAAAAAATCCCAGATAATAATATATCCAGGGGAATTTTTCTTAAGGTTACAAATAAATATTAGTTTAAAATTTTATAATATATAACGGTGGTATCCAGCTCTCCTTCACCTGAAAGGGCAAAGTTAGGAATTTTTCCAGCGGGGATATAACCCAGTGATTGATAAAGAAGATTGGAAGGGTCCCCTTCCCTCGTATCAAGGACTAGTAAGGTCCTTCCCTCATTGATTGCTCGTTCTTCGGCTACTTTCATTAAGCTCTGGGCAACACCCTTTCGTCTAGCATTTGGACACGTCATCAGCTTAGCAATTTCTGCTCGATGAAGACCATTCTGCTTTGTACAAAAATGTACCTGGATTGTACCAACAATTTCGTCATCAATTTTTGCGATAAATAAGTTAACATCTGATTTTAATGCAGAATGCCAATATTGTTTTGCATCTGCTAGCTTCATAGGCGGTAAAAAGCCTATTGAAGCCCCATCATCTACCACCTTCACCAAAAGTTCAGAGAGTGGATCTATGTGGGACTCTATGGATTCAATTTCTTCAATTTTTAGCATACTGAACACCTCTATCAGAATAATTTGATACTCAAAATTATTATTAATATAATGAAGATTATAAGTTGGAAAAAAGGAGTTGCCAATGATTTCTAATAATGAATCTCATCATCAGCTGAGGAGAACATATTTTGTTGCGGCTATCATCACGATTTTACTGGGTCTAGCATCCAGAAAATTTAGCCATTTATTATTCTCCTTTTCAGCAGAGAATGCTGGAGATGTCCTATGGGCGATGATGGTTTATTTTGGATTTCGCTTCTTATTTTTGAAAAAAAAGCATGTTAACAGCGATACTCCTTAGTTTATTGTTCAGCTTCAGCATCGAATTCAGTCAGCTGTATCAAGAAGAGTGGATTAATCAGATTCGCGGAACTTTGCTGGGAGCGTTGATTTTGGGTAAAGGATTCCTTACTGTTGATTTAATTCGATATACAACAGGAATTGCCATTGCCTCTAGCCTGGATCGTTTAATAATCCCCAAAAAACAGAAGAACTAATAAATCAATGTTCTTCTGTTCTAGATTTAAATCCCATTATAATGTTTTTTACACGTGATGTAGACTTGATTTTACCCTCTTCTAAAAGCAATTTATGAATCTGTATTAGCTCTGTTTTCTTTGTATCAATACTTTTTAAAAATAATCTATATTCCTCATCGGATTCAAACTGATTTCCATAGCGGACTCTTTCATAGACGGTCTGTATGAATGCATCCTCTTTTACTCCAATTCTTATGAACCATTCCCCTAACGTTTCCGAGGAATTCCTGCCAAGCTGGAGCTTTTCTGCCACTTTTTCAAGTCGATATATATCTTTTCGCACTCGGTAGGAAGGCTGTTCCCTCTGTCTCTTATTCTTGGAATTTTTCTTCGTTTCGTTTTCATAAAGAAATGAGATAAAGTATCCATTTTCGATCGAATCTAAAACCTCTGTACTTCCTTGGAATTTCTTATAAAGGAAAATAAATAGCAGGACACACAGGATTATGAATATGACAATGGTCAAGTACGTAAAATTAAAGTCAATTTTTGAAGCAAGTGATGATTGATCATGAATGAAACTAGAATTCTCCGCCTCCACTTGAGACTGTGCATTTTGGATTTGAGCAAATGGATTTATTTCTCCTGTTAGCTCGAAGTTTTCAACCCAATTAAACACGGGAGTCAAAGGTATCGATGCTGCAAACGCGACAAATTGAAGTATAGAAACAACCAACCATTTAAGGACATCTCTAAAGGTAACAATCAGTAGACTTATGGCAATCATAATTCCCATTATTGAAAGAAAGTTTCGCAGCAGGAGTCTTTTTTCTAGTTTGTTCCCAGCCATCGATAACCAGTTAATCATAAATCCTCCAATTAGAATAAAAGCAAGCTGAAGAATGATGCTAATAAGCAATGGTTGATGAAGAGGATAGTCCTGTATATTTGCAAAAACGAGAAGAATGAAGCCACAGAAAATGGTCAAAAACAACCAAATACCTGTTTGAACACTGTCACTTTCACTATTCATAATTGTGGTTCGCCAGTAAATCAACATCGATAATAGTAGAACAAAAATAATCGAAAACCCTAACCATAATCCACCCAAAACGATGACCGGAAACACGGTAATGAAAAATAACAATCTGCTCTTCTCCTGAAACTTATGAATCAGGAAAATAAATAGATAGGTAGATGAGATTGTTATCAATAGAAAAAGGAAAATCGGTATTTCTTGTTTCTGTACAATATAGTAGGGAGCAATGACTAAGCTGCCAAAAAGGATTTCAATGGTTTTATAATAAACCAAATACCAAACATTGCTTTTCAGGACGGTATCCCCCTTTTCTGGGAGAATGATTTCTTTACAATCGAAGCACTTTGTTCAGTCACCATCAGTTCGTAAAGACTTGATCCTTTTTCGGCAATCTTTTTCACTATATCCCTTTTTTCGGGAATGTATTGACCAGCAAGTAAAAAGAACGGCTGCGTTTCTAAATGACTATCATAATAGTCAAGCATCTTTTCAAAAGGATAAACAGATGTATGGACATCAATATGAGCGATTGCTTCCAAGACTTTTTGTAAATGCTCTCTGCCAGTCCCCGGCATTATATAATAAAAGGGTGTATTCCCAACATGACGGATGTTAATACAAACTGAGAATGGGATATTCTGTTTCACATAGAAATAGGCCAGATCTGCGACTCCACTTAAAATCTCTTCCAGATTATTTGTAATAAAGCGGTCATCGCCAATATTGATTGCTATATTCCAACCGTTCTCTGTTACTTTATCATAGAGCTTTGTTTGTAAGGATTGTTTACGTGCACTTGCCTTCCAATGAATTCTATTAAAACTGTCCGAATAGTGGTATTCTCGTGTTCCTGCCGGAGAAAGTGTGTCCTCAAATAGAGAATAGGAAACAGGAGATTCTCCTTGCTTGTTGTTAAGCAGCGTATGTTTATTGTGTACGACTAATGTTTGCGGATAAACAAGCGCTTCTTGTATGGACTGAAACTCCTTTTCTAATACTGTTTCACCAAAACCAAAGAAGTGTGGAATCATTAATTCTATTTTTCTGATTCTGGAAACACCTCTCTTTTCAGCTGTAAATGGTATGGCCACACTCGTTTTTTGATGATAGCTGCTTGAAAATGGGACAGTAACCTCATACATGGATGACTTCTTAATTGCACGTGAATCATGAGGTGTAACAGAATCATGGAAGGTAACTGTAAGCTTTGCCTTCATAATGGGCACACCTCTATTATTGAATTCTAGTACCCATTCACCCTCCTCAGCAGGGAAGTACTTCCCTCTTACCTTCTTATTATTAAAAAATAAATCCTCTCCAACTTTCCTCATATAGAGATGATTGAAGTAAATAAGCAGGATAATAAAAACACCGACAAAAAAGGTCAGCCATGATTGGAAGAAAAAAGAAGCAATACACAAAAAAAATGCAAATGTTCCAGTTATAGGCAGATATTTGTTCTCAACACTATATTTACTCCACTCCATCATGATTATGAGCCCATTTCTACGGGTACTGGGACCGATTCCAATACTTCCTTTAGTACACTTTCATCTGACTTTGTAAAAGAGGCTTCTGTAGATAAAATGATCCGGTGACCTAACACATACGGAACCATCTTTTTAATATCTTCAGGAATAACATATTCTCTATTTTCTAAAAAGGCTTGGCCTTGTGCCGCCTTCATCAACGCCAATGCCCCGCGTGGACTTACACCTAAATCAATTTCAGGATGCTGTCTTGTCTTTCTTACGATCTGAAGCAAGTAAGATTCAACTGTATCATTTATTTTGATATGTTGAACGAACTCCTTCAACTTATTAATTTCTACATGACTTAAAACAGCATTTGTTTGATGGCCATTGCCAATCCCACGTGCTTGCTTTAATATTTCTTTTTCACTCTCTAGGCTTGGATAGTTCATCGTCAATTTCATAAAGAATCGGTCCATTTGGGCGACTGGAAGTGAGAATGTTCCTTGCTGTGCTTCAACAGGATTTTGGGTCGCAATAACCATAAAAGGATCATCGACTTTGACCGTTACTCCATCGATCGTAACTTGTCTCTCCTCCATGACTTCAAGTAAACTCGACTGGGTCCTTGGTGTAGCGCGGTTAATTTCATCAGCCAGAACAATATTGGCAACGATTGGCCCGGTTCGAAGTTCAAACTCTTGAATTTTTGGATTGAAGAATTGAATCCCGGTTACATCACTTGGCAAAACGTCTGGGGTAAATTGAATTCTTGAGAAGATTCCATCAATACTGCTCGCAAATGATTTAGCAAGCATGGTTTTACCAGTACCAG
This Neobacillus sp. YX16 DNA region includes the following protein-coding sequences:
- a CDS encoding DUF58 domain-containing protein yields the protein MMEWSKYSVENKYLPITGTFAFFLCIASFFFQSWLTFFVGVFIILLIYFNHLYMRKVGEDLFFNNKKVRGKYFPAEEGEWVLEFNNRGVPIMKAKLTVTFHDSVTPHDSRAIKKSSMYEVTVPFSSSYHQKTSVAIPFTAEKRGVSRIRKIELMIPHFFGFGETVLEKEFQSIQEALVYPQTLVVHNKHTLLNNKQGESPVSYSLFEDTLSPAGTREYHYSDSFNRIHWKASARKQSLQTKLYDKVTENGWNIAINIGDDRFITNNLEEILSGVADLAYFYVKQNIPFSVCINIRHVGNTPFYYIMPGTGREHLQKVLEAIAHIDVHTSVYPFEKMLDYYDSHLETQPFFLLAGQYIPEKRDIVKKIAEKGSSLYELMVTEQSASIVKKSFSQKRGIPS
- a CDS encoding MoxR family ATPase, translating into MEHINRVKSEISKVMVGMDREVELLTISLLFNGHILLESVPGTGKTMLAKSFASSIDGIFSRIQFTPDVLPSDVTGIQFFNPKIQEFELRTGPIVANIVLADEINRATPRTQSSLLEVMEERQVTIDGVTVKVDDPFMVIATQNPVEAQQGTFSLPVAQMDRFFMKLTMNYPSLESEKEILKQARGIGNGHQTNAVLSHVEINKLKEFVQHIKINDTVESYLLQIVRKTRQHPEIDLGVSPRGALALMKAAQGQAFLENREYVIPEDIKKMVPYVLGHRIILSTEASFTKSDESVLKEVLESVPVPVEMGS